CAAAATAAATTTTCACATCACGCACACCAAAAGGCGAGCGTAACAAACTTCCTCTTAATGAAAGCCGGTAACTGCCAGGCGAACGCTCTTCAGTACGCACGCCGGGCACGGTATTGAGTGCATTTACAAACGAGTTATCGGGCTGAATTCTGAGTTGCGCAGCGCCAAGAACGCTTACAGAAGCCGGTACGCCGATAATAGGTTGTTCGTTAAGGTACCCCTTTATAACAACCGGCTGTAATTGCGTGGTGTCTTTTTTTTGCGGGATTTTATTTTGAGCATTAACTGTAACTGTGGCAGCTACAACAAAAGTAAGGGTAGTAAACAGTTTTAACATAAACGGATGATAGGCGATGGTTTTCAAAAATAGGTGTTTGTAGCTGTAAAAGTGAGCATCGCTATGTAAATATCTTGATAAGCCATCATACCAATTCTTCACCATAAAGAACATACAAAAAGGTTTCAAAAAAGATAACAAGAAGTTTCCCCCGGAGGAGGAGATTTAGAGGGGCTCTCAATGTCGCACCCGCCATATTTTATTCCCTGCATCATCAGCCACCAGTAGCGAGCCATCTTTAGCCACCGCAACCCCAACAGGGCGTCCGTAAACTTTTTGCTTAGCATTATCGGCAATAAAACCCGTTAAAAAATCAGTAACAACGCCGCCCGGTTTATTGCCGTTAAAAGGGACAAATGCCACTTTATACCCCACCAGTTTTGAGCTGTTCCACGAACCATGCTGGCCTATAAACGCTCCGTTATCATATTGCTGCGGAAAGCTTGTTCCGGTATAAAAGGCTAATCCCAGCGATGCGGTATGTGCTCCAAGCGCTAAATCGGGTACAACAGTTCTTTTTACCATCGCCGGGTTAGGATCATTATGTGCCACAACCGGGTCTTCATGCTGCCCGAAATAAGCCCAGGGCCAGCCATAAAATCCGCCTTCCTTTACATAAGTTAAATAATCCGGCACCAGCTTATCGCCCAGATCATCGCGCTCGTTAACTGCAGTGTACAAAGCCCCGGTGCCGGGCTGCAGGGCCATCCCAACCGGGTTGCGCAGGCCCGAAGCGTAAATGCGCTTGCCGCTGCCATCAGGATTAACCTCTAAAATACAGGCTCTTTCTTTTTCATGTTCCATGCCATGCTCGGCCACATTACTGCCCGATCCTACCGAAACATATATTTTGCTGCCATCGGCATTGGCGCACAGGTTGCGCGTCCAGTGGTTATTGTATCCGCCTGCAGGCAGGCTTAATATTTTAACGCCTTTGCCGCTTACCTTCATATCGCCCAATTTATAAGGGTAACGCCAAAGCGCATCGGTGTTGGCTACATAAAACCAGTCGCCCAGTATCAGCATCCCGTAAGGCTGATTTAATCCGCTCATGAACACCGTTTTTGAGTTGGGCACCCCATCGCCATCAGTGTCTTTAAACAGCAAAATATGGTTGGCACTTTTACTATAATGCTGCGATTTGCTCGCGCCTATAATGTCGGCACCAATTTTTTTAATACCGCTTATTTCGGTATTGGCTTCTGATACAAAAACATCGCCGTTGCCGGCCACATAAATATTGCGCGGATTATCCAGACCTTCGGCATAAAGGTTTACCGAGAAGCCAGCCGGAGCAACGGGCATTTTGCCTTTGGGCCAGCCAATCACTTCACAAAAGTTTTTTACAGCTTTGGTTTCATAAGGCGCAGGTAGCTTAACTTCCTGCCGGCTGCTGTTTACCACCGTATCGGCTTTGTTATAGTTGGCATGTGGTTTTTGCTTGCAGGCAATAAACAGGCTGGAGGTAGTTAAAGCATATATAATGAGTTTGTTTTTCATTTTGCAGTATTGATATACTAATAGTTAACTTTTTAAAGGCAGTGTTTGTTTCAACGTAAACAATTGTTTAACAAGCTGTAATATATTGGTTATTAGAATGCTTTTTGCGCGCTATGCTGATTAAAAAAATTATTTTTGAAGGCTTGATGTTTTAATCCCCTGATTGATTGAATGCGCCCGGATGTTGCCAAAATATTTTTAATGCTGATGATTGCTTTTGTTTTTACAAAAGCAAAGGCACAATCGGTAGTATGCACCGGCAGTTTGGGTGATCCTGTACTTAAATATACGTTTGGTGCCGGACCTAACTACGGCGCTCCCCTGGGCACCGATTTTACGGATTTTATCTATACGCAGGCATGCCCGGCAGATGGCCAATATACCATTGTTAACAGTGGTAATATTAACCCGAGAAACGGTGGCGGAAACTGCCATCCCGGTGGCTGGCAACCACTCCCCCATGATCATACCGGCGACCCGAACGGTTACATGATGATTGTTAACGCCTCGCATGATCCCAGTACTTTTTTTACTTACAAAATACCCAATGGTGTGTTATGCCCCGATACCAAGTATGAGTTTTCGGCATTTATACTTAACCTGATTGTAAAGGAATTAGCCGGCCCTGGTTTTTCAAGGCCCGATATTGTTTTTTCCATTACCCGGGCCGATGGCACAAAAGTTACTTATGATACGGGTGCCATACCCGAAAGTGCAAACCCTGACGACTGGCGCAAATACAGCATGCCCTTCAGAACGCCGCGGGGTAATACCGCTATAACACTCGAGATGGTCAATAAATCGCCGGGAGGTACGGGTAATGATCTGGCGCTTGATGATATCGAATTCAGGGCTTGCGGTCCTGCTATACCTGTGGGTTTTGGTGCGGTAGGTAATACCCAACCCCAGCCCGCCTGTTCCGGGGATCCCAAAACCTATCACCTTGTTGCTAATCCCGGCGCCGGTTATGACGATCCTAAATATCAATGGCAAAACAGTTTTGATAAAGGAACTACCTGGACGGATATACAGGACCCTAAAGCCACCTCACCCAACTATGATTTAACGCTCGACGGGACCAAGCCACCCGGCACTTACCAATATCGCCTTGCGGTTGCCGAGGGACGCAATATCAATTCGCCAGGTTGCCGTACATACTCGGGAGTGCTCACTATCAATATGGATTCATATCCCGTAGTGCCTCATATCGATCCTGTTTATACCTGTGTTGGCGAGCCAATAATCCTTAGGGCCTCGGGGGGCGCAAGCTATGAATGGGTTGGCCCCGGAGTAAATGCTGTAAATAAAAACAAACCCGATCTGGAAATAAAAAATGCTTCATTAACCGATGCCGGTGATTACAAAGTGTATGTACAATCGGCGGGTGGTTGTGTTAAGGAATCAAATATTATAACTGTTAGTATTGAAACTAAGCCGGTAATCACTATTACCGGCCCCTCGCAAATTTGCAGCGGCACTACAGCGGTTTTGCAGGCTTATGCCCCCAATGCCAAAACTTACGTGTGGTCGCCTGCCGAAGGTGTATCCGATCCTGCTACGGGCACTTTAACAGTAAGCCCGAAGCAGACCACGGTATATACGGTAACTGCTATAACCGCCAATCGTTGTGAAGATAGTAAAACGATAACCCTGGAGGTTTTACCCTCACCCCAGGCCATCGCCGGCCCGGATAAAACCGTATTTGAAGGTAAATCTGTTGTGCTGGAGGCCCAGGCCCCCAACGCCGGCATTTATTTATGGACACCCGCTACCGGACTGGACGATCCCTCCAAATTAAACCCCGTGGCAAGCCCTGTTGATGACGTTACTTACACGCTCAAAGCCATGTCTGATAACGGCTGCGAACCTGCCTTTGCAAGCGTTTTTGTAAAAGTGTTTAAAAAGGTGAATATTCCCACGGCCTTTACGCCCAACGGCGATGGGGTAAACGATACCTGGAATATCAAGGCCCTTGAAACTTATCCCAAAAGCGAACTGAAGGTTTTTAACCGCAACGGCCAAACTGTTTTTACCACTACCGGCTATAGCAAACCCTGGAATGGTGGCTATAACGGCTATCGTTTACCTACCGGAACCTATTATTATATCCTCGATTTAAAGGATGGCGAGCCGATACGCTCGGGCTGGGTGTTTATTGCGTATTGAGCAGACTGATTGAATTTAAGCTGCCTCTCATCATTATTAAACAACTAATTATCATATCATTTTCGCTTAAATAGGGATGCAGATACATGCCTGCGATAATATATTCATGCTTTTGCAAGCTTTTATGCATCGCGATAGCTAAAAAAATATATTTTTGAAAGTTCGACCTTTTAATCAAGCACTTAATGTACCTACGACTGCCCCTGTCACTGTTTTGCCTGCTTTTATTTTTAATGATTTTTTCTGTGGCTAAAGCGCAGCAATGTGAAGGCAGCTATGGCGATCCGGTAGTTAAACTGGATTTTGGTTCGGGAGTGAATGCTACGGGGCCCCCGCTGGAAGACGGCATTACTAACTTTTTCTACGTGCCTGATTGTGCAAACGATGGTCAATACTCTATAGTAAGCAGCCAAACTTCGTGTCACACTACATGGCATGTTGTTACACATGATCATACAGGCAATGCGGGCGGATATATGATGCTTGTAAATGCTTCGGAAACGCCGAAGGTTTTTTTTACGGCAAGCAAAAGCCTTAATCTTTGTGAGAACACTAATTACGAATTCTCTGCCTATGTACTTAACTTATTAACACTATCCGCAAGTGTTTCCGGCACGGTACAGCCCGATCTTTTGTTCACTATCAGAAGGCCCGACGGATCTATCCTGGAGCAATACGATACAAACACCATACCGCCAACAGCAAATCCCGAATGGGTAAAATACAGTATGCCCTTTTCAACCGGTCCCGGCGTTACAAACATTGTTCTGGAGATAAAAAATAACGGGCCCGGCGGCAACGGTAATGACTTGCTGCTTGATGATATCGAATTTAGAGCTTGCGGCCCGTTAATTACCCCCGGATTTTCAACTATAGGTAATACCATGCCTCAAAATAGTTGTGCGGGTACACCCAGTAACTACAACCTTGTTGCCCAGCTTGGCAGCGGCTATACAGCTCCCAAAGTTCAATGGCAGCAAAGTACAGATGGCGGTGTTACCTGGGCAGATATAGCCGGGCAAACCAATCTGACTTATTCATTTTCAATGCCGGCCAATGCACCTGTGGGCAACTATGCGTACCGGATGGCCGCTGCCGAAGGTGATAATATTTCATCGCTTAATTGCCGCACCTACTCAGAACCGCTTAGGATAACACAAAATCCAAAACCGGTGCCGCCGGTTATCCAGGTTGCCCCGGTATGTGACGGCGACCCTGTTAATATTTTGGCCAGTGGCGGAATGAAATACGAATGGATTGGCCCCGGTGTTACTGATGCAAACCGGAACCTGCAAAATTTTGCGCTTGAACATGCTTCAATGGCTGATGCCGGTGATTACCGGGTTAAGGTAACAACTACCGGCGACTGCCCGGTATTTTCTAACACGGTACATCTTGCGGTTAATACCAGGCCGGTTTTTTCTATTAATAGTCCTTCGCCAATCTGCGCCGGAGCTTCAACCGTGTTAAATGTAACCCCAAACGGAGCTGATATTAAAAGCTATAGCTGGCAGCCGGTTGATGGCTTGTCAAGCCCAACATCGGGCACAACTACAGCCTCGCCCAGCCAAACAACCGTATATACGGTTACCGTAACCAACAACAATGGTTGTACAGACCAAAAATCAGTTACGGTAACTGTGCTGCCGCCGCCAACAATAGTGCTGTCGCCTAAAGAGATAATAGTTGAGGGCCAGTCAATTGTGCTGGATGCAAAGCCCTCCAATGCCGATACCTATTCGTGGACACCTACTGAAGGCCTGAGCGATCCTACAAGTCCCAACCCCATTGCCAGCCCAACGCATGATATTACTTATACCCTGACCGCCACTTCGGGCATAGGATGCGGTACAACCACGGCCGATGTTTTTGTACGTGTTTACAAAAAAATCATTATCCATACCACATTCAGCCCTAATGGTGATGGTGTAAATGATACCTGGGAGATTGAAGCCCTCGAAACCTACCCGCAAAGCCAGCTTAAGGTATATAACCGTAACGGGCAGCAGGTTTTCAGCAGCACGGGCTATAGCAAACCATGGAACGGCGGCTATAACGGTTATGTTTTGCCATCGGGTACTTATTATTACATCATCGATTTAAAAAACGGATCGCCTTTGCAATCGGGTTGGGTATATATTGCGCATTAAAACAGTGGCTTATCATCGCTTCACAAAAAACTAACAGTAGACTGCCGGGGTAAAATACGTGTTTGAACCTAAATTTAGGGTTCAACTGTTGATCCGGTCATGCAGGCGCGTGTTTCTACCTTGTTTTTTATTTTTTTGCTTGCGATGATCCTGGCAAATGCCAACGCGCAAACAATGGATTGTACCGGTAATTTAGGTCACTGGCTTATCAGGGAAGATTTTGGTTCGGGTATTGGTCATGGCCCCGCGCTGCCACCCGGCGTTACCAACATGACCTACACGCCCGAGTGTACTGCCGATGGGTTTTATACCATCGTGAACACCACGCAAGGCTGTAGCCCCGGCGAGTGGCATACCGTAAAGTTTGATCATACCGGCAATAAAAACGGGTATATGATGATGATCAATGCATCCAACGAGCCCAGCACTTTTTATACCCGCATGGTACCTTCGCTATGCCCAAACACTACGTACGAGTTTTCGGCTTATGTAATTAATCTGCTTAAAAGTTCTATCACAGGGCCAACGGTACAACAGCCCGATATTCTTTTTTCAATCGAAACAACAACGGGTGAGGTGCTTGATATGTTGCAAACCCATCCAATACCGGCTACTGCCGCGCCTGTTTGGAAAAAGTTTAGCCTAACGTTTAAAACGCCCGAAAGTGTAAGCAGCCTGGTATTAAAAATAAGTAACAGCGCCCCCGGTGGTCCCGGAAACGATTTGCTGCTGGATGATATAGAATTTATAACCAGTGCGCCTAAGTTAACCATCCCCACCATATTTTCACCCAATGGCGATGGCGTTAACGATGTGTGGAATATCACTAATCTGGATGCTTATACCGATTGCCTGTTAATGGTATTTGACAGGGCCGGAGCTGTAGTTTTTAAAAGCATTGGTTATAACAGGCCCTGGGATGGTACACGTAACGGTCGCCCGCTTGATATGGGTACGTATTATTACATTATCGATCGTAAAAATAATTTGCCGAGAATATCGGGTTGGGTATTTTTAATGCGATAATCGGTGTAATCCCCAAAAACTAAAAAGTAATGATCTTATCTATCTGCTCATTAACAAACTTAAGGGTATCGGGCTTAAACAGGTTTCCGTCTTCATCAAACTCTTTATGGATGGCGGCTATATGTATTTTAAGCGCCATAATATTAAGGTGCAGGTAATGGCAAACGCCGGTAAAATGATCAACCCCACGGATATTGCCATACTTGCCTGATGACAGGCCCACCAATGCCGCCTTTTTATCATAAAAGCTTTCGGGAAAGCTGCAGGCATCTATAAAAACTTTCAATACGCCCGGAAAACTGCCGTTATACTCGGGGATGAGGAAGATAAATTTATCGGTATTGGTTACTATTTGCTGAATGGGTTCAAATTCGGCGCTGCGTTTGTTGTACAGGTCACTTTCGATGATGTTTGCAGGTAGTTGTGCTAATGATAATATGCCGGCCTCAACCCCTTTTTCCTGAAGCTTTTGCTGATAAATTTTAGCCAGTTTAAGCGTCGAGCTGCCGGGACGGTTGGTTGAGGATATAATGGTTATCATTGATATGTTAATAATTTTTAATAATTAAACCGGCAAAATAAGATATCGTTTATTTGATAATATATTGTTATTGAGTAATTTGCTTCGCTATGATTTAAATCATAACTTAAGCTAAACCTTTAAACCAATAACCTGCCAATTCAATAATTATGTTTGTAAATAGGCAAAACCTGTGGAATTCTGCATTATTTAATTCCGTATCTTTATCACCGGATAAAAACTTTACGAAAGTAGAAATTTCTGTTTCTATTTTTCGTTGTTATAAATCACAGTAATATAAATTTTTTTAAACTATAGAATGAGTAAAATTATTGCGTTGGCCAACCAGAAAGGTGGCGTAGGAAAAACTACATCATCTATAAATCTGGCTGCAAGCTTAGCTGTATTGGATTTTAAAACTTTGTTGGTTGATGCTGATCCCCAGGCTAACTCAACATCGGGTATCGGTTTTGATCCCCGCAATATAAAAAACAGTATTTACGAATGCATTATTAATGAGGTTGATCCTCACGAGGCTATCCAGAAAACTGATACCCCTAATCTTGATTTGCTTCCTGCGCATATTGACCTGGTAGGTGCCGAAATTGAGATGATTAACCTAAGCGGCCGCGAGTACAAAATGAAGCAGGTGTTTGATAAAGTGCGCGACGAGTACGATTTTATCATCATCGATTGCTCTCCATCGTTAGGTTTGATCACCATTAACGCCTTAACTGCAGCCGATTCGGTAATTGTACCGGTACAGTGCGAGTACTTCGCGTTGGAAGGTTTGGGTAAATTATTAAACACCATCAAAATTGTTCAATCGCGCTTAAACCCGCAATTACAGATTGAAGGCATCCTGCTTACCATGTATGATGTGCGTTTACGCCTGAGCAACCAGGTGGTTGATGAGGTTCGTACCCACTTTGAGGATATGGTATTTGATACCATCATTCAGCGTAACACCCGCTTAAGCGAGGCCCCAAGCTTTGGTGTATCAGTAATTATGCACGATGCAACCTGTAAAGGAGCCGTGAATTATTTAAACCTGGCACGCGAAATATTAGCCAAAAACGGTTTGGTGAAGGACGAACCTGCAACTGCAGCAGCAATAGTATAACAAATGAGTGGTGAAAAGAGAAATGCCCTGGGCAAGGGACTGAGCGCGCTGTTGAATGATACGCCCAACGTACAACCATACCAAAATAAAAGTAAAGAAACTGCAAGCCCGGCCGAGGTAAACGACCTCGGCTCGGTAAATGAAATAAAGCTGGATGAAATTGAGGTAAACCCGTTTCAGCCC
The sequence above is a segment of the Mucilaginibacter celer genome. Coding sequences within it:
- a CDS encoding PQQ-dependent sugar dehydrogenase, giving the protein MKNKLIIYALTTSSLFIACKQKPHANYNKADTVVNSSRQEVKLPAPYETKAVKNFCEVIGWPKGKMPVAPAGFSVNLYAEGLDNPRNIYVAGNGDVFVSEANTEISGIKKIGADIIGASKSQHYSKSANHILLFKDTDGDGVPNSKTVFMSGLNQPYGMLILGDWFYVANTDALWRYPYKLGDMKVSGKGVKILSLPAGGYNNHWTRNLCANADGSKIYVSVGSGSNVAEHGMEHEKERACILEVNPDGSGKRIYASGLRNPVGMALQPGTGALYTAVNERDDLGDKLVPDYLTYVKEGGFYGWPWAYFGQHEDPVVAHNDPNPAMVKRTVVPDLALGAHTASLGLAFYTGTSFPQQYDNGAFIGQHGSWNSSKLVGYKVAFVPFNGNKPGGVVTDFLTGFIADNAKQKVYGRPVGVAVAKDGSLLVADDAGNKIWRVRH
- a CDS encoding gliding motility-associated C-terminal domain-containing protein, which gives rise to MIAFVFTKAKAQSVVCTGSLGDPVLKYTFGAGPNYGAPLGTDFTDFIYTQACPADGQYTIVNSGNINPRNGGGNCHPGGWQPLPHDHTGDPNGYMMIVNASHDPSTFFTYKIPNGVLCPDTKYEFSAFILNLIVKELAGPGFSRPDIVFSITRADGTKVTYDTGAIPESANPDDWRKYSMPFRTPRGNTAITLEMVNKSPGGTGNDLALDDIEFRACGPAIPVGFGAVGNTQPQPACSGDPKTYHLVANPGAGYDDPKYQWQNSFDKGTTWTDIQDPKATSPNYDLTLDGTKPPGTYQYRLAVAEGRNINSPGCRTYSGVLTINMDSYPVVPHIDPVYTCVGEPIILRASGGASYEWVGPGVNAVNKNKPDLEIKNASLTDAGDYKVYVQSAGGCVKESNIITVSIETKPVITITGPSQICSGTTAVLQAYAPNAKTYVWSPAEGVSDPATGTLTVSPKQTTVYTVTAITANRCEDSKTITLEVLPSPQAIAGPDKTVFEGKSVVLEAQAPNAGIYLWTPATGLDDPSKLNPVASPVDDVTYTLKAMSDNGCEPAFASVFVKVFKKVNIPTAFTPNGDGVNDTWNIKALETYPKSELKVFNRNGQTVFTTTGYSKPWNGGYNGYRLPTGTYYYILDLKDGEPIRSGWVFIAY
- a CDS encoding gliding motility-associated C-terminal domain-containing protein: MIFSVAKAQQCEGSYGDPVVKLDFGSGVNATGPPLEDGITNFFYVPDCANDGQYSIVSSQTSCHTTWHVVTHDHTGNAGGYMMLVNASETPKVFFTASKSLNLCENTNYEFSAYVLNLLTLSASVSGTVQPDLLFTIRRPDGSILEQYDTNTIPPTANPEWVKYSMPFSTGPGVTNIVLEIKNNGPGGNGNDLLLDDIEFRACGPLITPGFSTIGNTMPQNSCAGTPSNYNLVAQLGSGYTAPKVQWQQSTDGGVTWADIAGQTNLTYSFSMPANAPVGNYAYRMAAAEGDNISSLNCRTYSEPLRITQNPKPVPPVIQVAPVCDGDPVNILASGGMKYEWIGPGVTDANRNLQNFALEHASMADAGDYRVKVTTTGDCPVFSNTVHLAVNTRPVFSINSPSPICAGASTVLNVTPNGADIKSYSWQPVDGLSSPTSGTTTASPSQTTVYTVTVTNNNGCTDQKSVTVTVLPPPTIVLSPKEIIVEGQSIVLDAKPSNADTYSWTPTEGLSDPTSPNPIASPTHDITYTLTATSGIGCGTTTADVFVRVYKKIIIHTTFSPNGDGVNDTWEIEALETYPQSQLKVYNRNGQQVFSSTGYSKPWNGGYNGYVLPSGTYYYIIDLKNGSPLQSGWVYIAH
- a CDS encoding gliding motility-associated C-terminal domain-containing protein; this translates as MQARVSTLFFIFLLAMILANANAQTMDCTGNLGHWLIREDFGSGIGHGPALPPGVTNMTYTPECTADGFYTIVNTTQGCSPGEWHTVKFDHTGNKNGYMMMINASNEPSTFYTRMVPSLCPNTTYEFSAYVINLLKSSITGPTVQQPDILFSIETTTGEVLDMLQTHPIPATAAPVWKKFSLTFKTPESVSSLVLKISNSAPGGPGNDLLLDDIEFITSAPKLTIPTIFSPNGDGVNDVWNITNLDAYTDCLLMVFDRAGAVVFKSIGYNRPWDGTRNGRPLDMGTYYYIIDRKNNLPRISGWVFLMR
- a CDS encoding NADPH-dependent FMN reductase, producing MITIISSTNRPGSSTLKLAKIYQQKLQEKGVEAGILSLAQLPANIIESDLYNKRSAEFEPIQQIVTNTDKFIFLIPEYNGSFPGVLKVFIDACSFPESFYDKKAALVGLSSGKYGNIRGVDHFTGVCHYLHLNIMALKIHIAAIHKEFDEDGNLFKPDTLKFVNEQIDKIITF
- a CDS encoding ParA family protein is translated as MSKIIALANQKGGVGKTTSSINLAASLAVLDFKTLLVDADPQANSTSGIGFDPRNIKNSIYECIINEVDPHEAIQKTDTPNLDLLPAHIDLVGAEIEMINLSGREYKMKQVFDKVRDEYDFIIIDCSPSLGLITINALTAADSVIVPVQCEYFALEGLGKLLNTIKIVQSRLNPQLQIEGILLTMYDVRLRLSNQVVDEVRTHFEDMVFDTIIQRNTRLSEAPSFGVSVIMHDATCKGAVNYLNLAREILAKNGLVKDEPATAAAIV